TTTGGAAAACCTCAAGATGAAGTTTTCTTTGATGAATACAAAAAAATTTTAAAAGATAAAAGCGAAAAATTTGATTTACCTATTTTTTATAACATCAATTTTGGACATGCTCTTCCTCACAACATAATTCCATATGGAATTGAATTAGAAATAGATTTTGATCATAAAACTTTAACACTAACAGAGCCTTTATTTGATGAAAAAATAAAGAGAATTTAAGTAGGTAAAATTGTATTTTGAATATAGTGAAAATGAAGTCAACTATCTAAAAAGAAAAGATAAAAAATTAGCAAAAGCAATTGAAAAAATTGGCTTTATAAAAAGAGAGATAAAGCCTAATTTATTTGTTGCAATTGTGCATAGCATTATAGGTCAACAAATATCAACTAAAGCACACAAAACTTTGTGAAAAAGATTTGAAGAAAAAGTCAAAAACATTGATGCTAAAACCTTAGCATCTTTTGATCTTTTTGATTTTGATGGAATAGGAATTGCAAATAGAAAACTCACTTACATTTTAGACTTTGCTAAAAAAGTTTATAACAAAGAATTTGATATAGATGCTCTTTATTCAATGTCTGATAATGAGGCTATAAAATCACTAAGTTCTTTAAAAGGAATAGGTCAATGAACAGCTGAGATGGCAATGATTTTTTCAATGCAAAGAAAAAACATCTTAAGCTATAAAGATCTTGCAATTATTAGAGCAATAAAGATGCTTTATGGATATAAAGATGTTGATAAAATTACTTTTGAAAAACTTGAAAAAAGATATTCACCTTTTGCTAGTATAGCTAGTTTATATTTATGAGAAATAGCCTCTGGAAAATGGGATTTTTCTAATGATAAAAACACTAAAAAACAAAGCTTAAATTCAAATCATCTTTACAGTAAAAATGATGAAAAATTTGCTGTTTATAAATTTGATTTTGGATATATAAAAATAGCCCATGAAGATGAAAAAATAAAACTAATAAAAAGAGTTTTTGATCCATTAGATTTTGGAACAAAAACTGATCTTACAAACTTGGTTTATTTTCAACTTTTAGACTACTTTGATGGTAAAAAAATTGAATTTAATTTTCCTTATTTTTTGAAGGGAACTAACTTTCAAAAAAGAGTTTGAAATGAACTTTTAAAAATTCCTTATGGCAAGACAAAAACATATAAAGAAATTGCTATAGCAATAGGAGATCCAAGAGCATCAAGAGCTGTTGGAATGGCAAATAA
The sequence above is a segment of the Mycoplasmopsis pulmonis genome. Coding sequences within it:
- a CDS encoding methylated-DNA--[protein]-cysteine S-methyltransferase, whose translation is MYFEYSENEVNYLKRKDKKLAKAIEKIGFIKREIKPNLFVAIVHSIIGQQISTKAHKTLWKRFEEKVKNIDAKTLASFDLFDFDGIGIANRKLTYILDFAKKVYNKEFDIDALYSMSDNEAIKSLSSLKGIGQWTAEMAMIFSMQRKNILSYKDLAIIRAIKMLYGYKDVDKITFEKLEKRYSPFASIASLYLWEIASGKWDFSNDKNTKKQSLNSNHLYSKNDEKFAVYKFDFGYIKIAHEDEKIKLIKRVFDPLDFGTKTDLTNLVYFQLLDYFDGKKIEFNFPYFLKGTNFQKRVWNELLKIPYGKTKTYKEIAIAIGDPRASRAVGMANNKNPISIFVPCHRVVGSNGKLVGYATGVDMKEMLLKIEKKANEKL